One segment of Pseudobythopirellula maris DNA contains the following:
- the cdd gene encoding cytidine deaminase encodes MEAKTQAGLVAAALGVRDKAYAPFSQFYVGAAVLGDDGKVYSGVNVENSSYGLTICAERIAAGAAVTGGAKRLAGVAVATEGAHRPCGACRQFLYELAEETTPVLLVDSATGEVAHRLTLGDLLPGGFRLSS; translated from the coding sequence ATGGAAGCCAAGACCCAAGCCGGACTCGTCGCCGCGGCCCTCGGGGTCCGCGACAAGGCGTACGCGCCGTTCTCCCAGTTCTACGTCGGCGCCGCGGTGCTGGGCGACGACGGCAAGGTCTACTCGGGCGTGAACGTCGAGAACAGCTCGTACGGCCTGACGATCTGCGCCGAGCGCATCGCCGCCGGGGCCGCGGTCACCGGCGGGGCCAAGCGGCTCGCGGGCGTCGCCGTGGCGACCGAGGGCGCCCACCGGCCGTGCGGCGCCTGCCGGCAGTTCCTTTACGAACTCGCCGAAGAGACCACGCCGGTCTTGCTCGTCGACTCGGCGACGGGCGAGGTCGCCCACCGTCTCACGCTCGGCGATCTGCTGCCGGGCGGGTTCCGGCTCTCGAGTTAG
- a CDS encoding thymidine phosphorylase, with product MTPAALISKKRDGAELSAEEIGSLVDGYVDGSVAECQMSAWAMAVFLQGMTTAETAALTDAMLRSGETFQWEPQTDRPPTGDKHSSGGVGDKVSIPLAPALACCGLWVPMISGRGLGATGGTLDKLESIPGFNVDFDIAETQRLARELGCVICSASPKLVPADRKLYALRDVTGTVPSIPLITASIMSKKLAEGLDALVLDVKCGSGAFMKTREAAHALAVSLVETGKRMGVKTAALVTDMNQPLGRLAGNAVEIDESVACIEGAGPADLRDLTVALGGELLALAGLAKDDAEGRTKLTATLDDGTAREKLAEMVHAQGGDLDAPRPRAAASEVAAERAGVVTAVDTEALGWAVIELGGGRKQLGDELDHSVGLEMLVRIGDQVDAGQPLVTLFANSAGREAAQRLVAAAVTIGDDAAPEPPLVIERID from the coding sequence ATGACTCCCGCAGCCCTGATCTCGAAGAAACGCGACGGCGCTGAGCTCTCGGCCGAGGAGATCGGCTCGCTGGTCGACGGTTACGTCGATGGCTCGGTGGCCGAGTGCCAGATGAGCGCGTGGGCGATGGCGGTGTTCCTCCAGGGGATGACCACGGCCGAGACAGCGGCGCTCACCGACGCGATGCTCCGCTCGGGCGAGACTTTCCAGTGGGAACCGCAAACGGATCGGCCGCCGACGGGCGACAAGCACTCCTCGGGCGGTGTGGGCGACAAGGTTTCGATCCCGCTGGCGCCGGCGCTCGCTTGCTGCGGGCTGTGGGTGCCGATGATCTCGGGCCGCGGCTTGGGCGCCACCGGCGGCACGCTCGACAAGCTCGAGTCGATCCCCGGCTTCAATGTCGACTTCGACATCGCCGAGACGCAGCGGCTCGCCCGCGAGCTGGGCTGCGTCATCTGTAGCGCGTCGCCCAAGCTCGTGCCGGCCGACCGCAAGCTCTACGCGCTGCGCGACGTGACGGGCACGGTGCCATCGATCCCGCTGATCACGGCCAGCATCATGAGCAAGAAGCTCGCCGAGGGGCTCGATGCGTTGGTGCTCGACGTGAAGTGCGGCAGCGGCGCTTTCATGAAGACCCGCGAGGCGGCCCACGCCTTGGCCGTGTCGCTGGTGGAGACCGGCAAGCGGATGGGTGTGAAGACAGCGGCGCTAGTGACGGACATGAACCAGCCGCTCGGCCGGCTGGCGGGCAACGCCGTGGAGATCGACGAGTCGGTCGCGTGCATCGAAGGCGCCGGCCCGGCGGACCTGCGCGACTTGACCGTCGCCTTGGGTGGCGAGCTGCTCGCTTTGGCCGGTCTGGCGAAGGACGACGCCGAAGGCCGCACCAAGCTCACCGCCACGCTCGACGACGGCACGGCCCGCGAGAAGCTGGCCGAGATGGTCCACGCCCAAGGGGGCGACCTCGACGCCCCCCGCCCGCGGGCCGCGGCGAGCGAGGTCGCGGCCGAGCGTGCGGGCGTTGTCACGGCGGTCGACACCGAGGCGCTCGGCTGGGCGGTGATCGAGCTGGGCGGCGGCCGCAAGCAGCTTGGCGATGAGCTCGACCACTCGGTCGGCCTGGAGATGCTCGTGCGGATCGGCGACCAAGTCGACGCCGGCCAGCCGCTCGTGACGCTGTTCGCCAACTCCGCCGGTCGCGAAGCGGCGCAGCGACTTGTGGCCGCGGCGGTTACGATCGGGGATGATGCGGCCCCTGAGCCGCCGCTCGTCATCGAGAGGATCGACTGA
- a CDS encoding purine-nucleoside phosphorylase, whose protein sequence is MQGLRQQIEEVAAAVRQRTDLAPRVGIILGSGLGGLADEIEGATAIPYGELPHLPQSTAVGHAGRLVLGELDGMPVVAMQGRFHLYEGRSASQSAMMVYVMKALGVRTLVVTNAAGGINPQYRVGDPMLLDDHINLMFRNPLVGVNDDELGPRFPDMSAPYDVRLGEAALAAARRENFVCHRGVYAGMLGPTYETRAEYRMLRRLGADAAGMSTVPEAIAAQHAALPCVAISTITNECSPDKLGETSGDEVVHAADAASGKVRAMVRAVLAAVG, encoded by the coding sequence TTGCAAGGACTCCGCCAGCAGATCGAAGAGGTCGCCGCCGCCGTGCGCCAGCGGACGGATCTGGCGCCGCGCGTCGGGATTATCCTCGGCTCGGGCCTCGGCGGCTTGGCCGACGAGATCGAGGGCGCCACGGCGATCCCTTACGGCGAACTGCCCCACCTGCCGCAATCGACCGCGGTGGGCCACGCCGGGCGGCTGGTGTTGGGCGAACTGGACGGCATGCCCGTGGTCGCCATGCAGGGCCGGTTCCATCTGTACGAGGGCCGCTCGGCGAGCCAGTCGGCGATGATGGTCTACGTCATGAAAGCGCTCGGCGTGCGGACGCTGGTGGTCACCAACGCCGCCGGCGGCATCAACCCGCAGTACCGCGTCGGCGACCCGATGCTCCTGGACGACCACATCAACCTGATGTTTCGCAACCCGCTCGTCGGCGTGAACGACGACGAGCTGGGACCCCGCTTTCCTGACATGTCGGCCCCGTACGATGTTCGGCTCGGCGAGGCGGCCCTGGCCGCCGCCCGGCGCGAGAACTTCGTCTGCCACCGTGGCGTTTACGCCGGCATGCTGGGGCCGACCTACGAGACGCGGGCCGAGTACCGCATGCTCCGCCGCCTCGGCGCCGACGCCGCCGGCATGTCGACCGTGCCCGAGGCGATCGCCGCCCAGCACGCCGCGTTGCCTTGCGTCGCGATCTCAACGATCACCAACGAGTGCTCTCCGGACAAGCTGGGCGAGACCAGCGGCGACGAGGTCGTCCACGCCGCCGACGCCGCTAGCGGCAAGGTTCGTGCGATGGTGCGGGCGGTGCTCGCGGCGGTTGGGTAG
- a CDS encoding SDR family oxidoreductase, with protein MTEASTQHNAETGQCIAVTGATGYVGGRLAPRLLERGYAIRCLVRDPKKLDDRPWRNEPGVEVVKSDLSDAKELAEQLKGCAAAYYLIHSMEAAGEEYANRDRRLAENFANGCAAAGVGRIVYLGGLGEVDDTLSEHLRSRREVEEVLGSAGVPVTVFRAAIIIGSGSASFEILRYLVDRLPVMITPRWVQSECQPIAIADVLHWLVACLDAPDTAGRVLEIGGPDVLTYNELMQTAAKSIGLPRRWIIPVPVLTPRLSSAWISLVTPVTYRIARPLADGLRNRVVVTNDDVQRLMPHEALGVSEAIDRALTRARDDQVDTHWAVAGPMPGDPEWAGGKEFRDARSIRIDADPEHVFRAVCRVGGGHGWYWGDVLWRLRGWMDQFVGGPGLRRGRRHREEIRYGEALDFWRVVGVERPRLLQLHAEMKLPGVARLEFEIDPTDTPDESLLRMTARFWPRGLLGLAYWYAVAPLHHFVFGGMLRGIKRAAEKPPAEQTPADAPSPESQ; from the coding sequence ATGACCGAAGCCTCCACTCAGCACAACGCCGAGACGGGCCAGTGCATCGCCGTGACCGGAGCCACGGGCTACGTGGGCGGGCGACTGGCGCCGCGTCTCTTGGAGCGCGGCTACGCGATCCGCTGCCTGGTCCGCGACCCGAAGAAACTCGACGATCGGCCCTGGCGCAACGAACCGGGGGTCGAGGTCGTCAAGAGCGACCTCTCCGACGCCAAGGAACTGGCCGAGCAGCTCAAAGGCTGCGCGGCAGCGTACTACCTGATCCACTCGATGGAGGCGGCCGGCGAGGAATACGCCAACCGCGACCGCCGGCTCGCAGAAAACTTCGCCAACGGCTGCGCCGCCGCAGGCGTGGGTCGCATCGTCTACCTCGGCGGGCTCGGCGAGGTAGACGACACGCTGAGCGAGCACCTCCGATCGCGTCGCGAGGTCGAAGAGGTGCTCGGCTCGGCGGGCGTGCCGGTCACCGTGTTCCGGGCGGCGATCATCATCGGCTCGGGGAGCGCCTCGTTCGAGATCCTCCGCTACCTGGTCGACCGACTGCCGGTGATGATCACTCCGCGCTGGGTGCAGTCCGAGTGTCAGCCGATCGCCATCGCCGACGTGCTGCACTGGTTGGTCGCCTGCCTCGACGCGCCCGACACCGCCGGCCGTGTGCTGGAGATCGGCGGGCCCGACGTGCTGACTTACAACGAGTTGATGCAGACCGCCGCCAAGTCGATCGGTCTGCCGCGGCGGTGGATCATTCCCGTGCCGGTCCTCACCCCGCGACTCAGCTCGGCCTGGATCAGCCTTGTCACGCCGGTCACGTACCGCATCGCCCGCCCGCTGGCCGACGGCCTGCGCAACCGGGTGGTCGTGACCAACGACGACGTGCAGCGGCTCATGCCGCACGAGGCCCTGGGGGTCAGCGAGGCGATCGATCGCGCGCTGACCCGCGCCCGCGACGACCAGGTCGACACCCACTGGGCGGTCGCCGGGCCGATGCCGGGCGACCCCGAATGGGCTGGCGGCAAGGAGTTCCGCGACGCCCGCTCGATCCGCATCGACGCCGACCCGGAGCACGTGTTCCGGGCGGTCTGCCGCGTGGGCGGCGGCCACGGCTGGTACTGGGGCGACGTGCTCTGGCGGCTGCGCGGCTGGATGGACCAGTTTGTCGGCGGCCCCGGCTTGCGTCGCGGCCGACGCCACCGAGAAGAAATACGCTATGGCGAGGCGCTCGACTTCTGGCGGGTGGTGGGCGTCGAGCGGCCCCGCTTGCTGCAACTGCACGCCGAGATGAAGCTGCCGGGCGTCGCGCGGCTGGAGTTCGAGATCGACCCCACCGACACGCCCGACGAATCGCTCTTGCGGATGACGGCCCGCTTCTGGCCGCGGGGCCTGCTGGGCCTGGCCTACTGGTACGCCGTGGCGCCGCTGCACCACTTCGTCTTCGGGGGCATGCTGCGAGGCATCAAGCGTGCGGCGGAAAAGCCGCCGGCCGAACAGACGCCGGCCGACGCGCCGTCGCCCGAGAGCCAGTAG
- a CDS encoding NupC/NupG family nucleoside CNT transporter — protein MERLISLFGLFVMIGLAWLMSSHKGRVNWRIVGGGLALQFLFAWFVMRTPWGAQLFETADDAFMALLGCSDAGCELVFGSDFREHFLAFKVLPTIIFFSAFMSIFYHLGVMQWVVGQFAWIMQRTLGTSGAETLSAAANVFVGQTEAPLVIRPYIASMTMSELNAVMVGGFATIAGGVLAAYADMGIAAKDLLAASVISAPAALLVAKVMQPEVEEPKTLGKVAIKVESESVNVLDAVAAGTTGGLKLALNVGAMLLVFTALIAVANGLLGWSGGVLHGAGIVPGEAPPVWTLEKLFGYGFAPLAWIMGIEWKDCMAAGELLGVKWFATEFIAYQRLGEWVAGAEGSPELSPRSITILTYALCGFANFASIGIQLGGIGGIAPERRGDLAKLGLRAMIGGSLAAFMTACVAGVLL, from the coding sequence ATGGAACGCCTGATAAGCCTTTTCGGCCTCTTCGTGATGATCGGCCTCGCTTGGCTGATGAGTTCGCACAAGGGGCGTGTGAACTGGCGGATCGTTGGGGGCGGGCTCGCGCTGCAGTTCCTGTTCGCCTGGTTCGTGATGCGCACGCCGTGGGGCGCCCAGTTGTTCGAGACCGCCGACGACGCCTTCATGGCGCTCTTGGGATGCAGCGACGCCGGCTGCGAGTTGGTCTTCGGCTCTGACTTCCGCGAGCACTTCCTGGCTTTCAAGGTGCTGCCGACCATCATCTTCTTCTCGGCCTTCATGTCGATCTTCTACCACCTAGGCGTCATGCAGTGGGTCGTCGGCCAGTTCGCCTGGATCATGCAGAGGACGCTCGGCACCTCGGGCGCCGAGACCCTGTCGGCCGCCGCCAACGTGTTCGTCGGCCAGACCGAGGCGCCGCTCGTGATCCGGCCCTACATCGCCTCGATGACCATGAGCGAGCTGAACGCCGTGATGGTCGGCGGCTTCGCCACGATCGCCGGCGGCGTGCTGGCCGCCTACGCCGACATGGGCATTGCGGCCAAGGACCTGCTCGCCGCGTCGGTCATCTCGGCGCCCGCCGCGCTGCTCGTCGCCAAGGTCATGCAGCCCGAGGTCGAAGAGCCCAAAACCCTCGGCAAGGTCGCCATCAAGGTCGAGAGCGAGAGCGTCAACGTGCTCGACGCCGTGGCGGCCGGAACGACCGGCGGGCTGAAGCTCGCGCTCAACGTGGGCGCCATGCTGCTCGTGTTCACCGCCCTGATCGCCGTAGCCAACGGCCTGTTGGGCTGGAGCGGCGGCGTGCTGCACGGAGCGGGCATCGTCCCCGGCGAAGCCCCCCCCGTATGGACCCTGGAAAAACTTTTCGGCTACGGCTTCGCACCGCTGGCGTGGATCATGGGGATCGAGTGGAAGGACTGCATGGCCGCCGGCGAGCTGCTGGGCGTCAAATGGTTCGCCACCGAGTTTATCGCCTACCAGCGCCTCGGCGAGTGGGTTGCCGGCGCCGAGGGATCACCCGAACTCAGCCCACGCAGCATCACGATCCTGACCTACGCCCTTTGCGGTTTCGCGAATTTTGCCTCGATCGGCATCCAGCTCGGCGGCATCGGCGGCATCGCCCCCGAGCGCCGCGGCGACTTGGCGAAATTGGGCCTGCGGGCGATGATAGGGGGCAGCCTGGCGGCGTTCATGACCGCGTGCGTGGCCGGCGTACTGCTCTAG
- the upp gene encoding uracil phosphoribosyltransferase, with the protein MPGVFEVDHPLIACHLSRLRDKSTSPEEFRALVRRLATLLAYEATQDLDTVETSVETPLTTTPGSKLAPRIGLVPILRAGLGMVDPVLDLIPTAEVWHLGLYRDEETAQPVEYYSKLPPQRPVDVALVVDPMLATGGSVMAALDTLKQWGVGQVKILSIIASEEGIKNVEAQLQDNQFPNAQVYVCKIDPVLNDQKFIVPGLGDAGDRIFHTTG; encoded by the coding sequence TTGCCAGGCGTCTTCGAAGTCGACCACCCGCTGATCGCCTGCCACCTCAGCCGGCTCAGAGACAAATCCACCTCGCCCGAGGAGTTTCGAGCCCTCGTGCGGCGCCTCGCCACGCTGCTCGCCTACGAGGCGACCCAAGACCTCGACACCGTCGAGACGAGCGTCGAGACCCCGCTCACCACAACCCCCGGCTCCAAGCTCGCCCCACGCATCGGCTTGGTGCCGATCCTGCGTGCCGGTTTGGGCATGGTCGATCCGGTGCTCGACCTGATCCCCACCGCCGAGGTGTGGCACCTCGGCCTGTACCGCGACGAGGAGACCGCCCAGCCGGTCGAGTACTACAGCAAGCTGCCGCCGCAGCGGCCGGTCGATGTGGCGCTCGTGGTCGACCCGATGCTGGCGACCGGCGGTTCGGTGATGGCGGCGCTCGACACCCTCAAGCAATGGGGCGTCGGCCAGGTGAAGATCCTCTCGATCATCGCCTCGGAAGAGGGGATCAAGAACGTCGAGGCCCAGTTGCAAGACAACCAGTTCCCCAACGCCCAGGTCTACGTCTGCAAGATCGACCCGGTGCTGAACGACCAGAAGTTCATCGTCCCCGGTCTTGGCGACGCCGGCGACCGCATTTTTCATACGACGGGCTGA
- the hpt gene encoding hypoxanthine phosphoribosyltransferase translates to MRHPDFAFNYRTTTTAGDMKILYSEQDLKQGVARVADEIAGTYNGGPLTIVSVLTGSLVVVSDLIRMIDLPIRVGVIEASSYAGATTTRGELTVNAELMLDIAGRDVLLVDDIFDTGHTLVKVMDKMREFNPKSLRSAVLLRKHGRQEVEQQPDFVAFDIPDEFVVGYGLDYDDLYRNLPYLAAMESEDLERHKELVAHAHQA, encoded by the coding sequence TTGCGTCATCCCGACTTTGCTTTCAACTACCGAACAACGACCACGGCGGGCGACATGAAGATCCTTTACAGCGAACAAGACCTCAAGCAGGGCGTCGCCCGTGTGGCCGACGAGATCGCCGGCACGTACAACGGCGGTCCGCTGACGATCGTCAGCGTGCTCACGGGCAGCTTGGTGGTGGTCTCTGACCTGATCCGCATGATCGACTTGCCGATCCGCGTCGGCGTGATCGAGGCCTCCAGTTACGCCGGCGCCACGACCACCCGCGGCGAGCTCACGGTGAACGCCGAGCTGATGCTCGACATCGCCGGCCGCGACGTGCTCTTGGTGGACGACATCTTCGACACCGGCCACACGCTGGTCAAAGTGATGGACAAGATGCGCGAGTTCAATCCCAAGTCGCTCCGCTCGGCGGTGCTGCTCCGCAAGCACGGCCGCCAAGAGGTCGAGCAGCAGCCCGACTTCGTGGCGTTCGACATCCCGGACGAGTTCGTCGTCGGCTACGGCCTCGACTACGACGACCTGTACCGCAACCTCCCCTACCTGGCGGCGATGGAGTCGGAAGACCTCGAGCGCCACAAGGAGCTCGTAGCGCACGCCCACCAGGCGTGA
- a CDS encoding endonuclease/exonuclease/phosphatase family protein, whose translation MPPRKMNETSPIRGLCLLAAIQLSASSLLAQTPAKPDEASLRVATYNVSCYRQSHGQLAADFSTPDDERGKKLAEVIQRVRPDVILLNEFDHDPEGKPLAKFLENYLGRSQAGLDPIAYPHRFVAPTNTGEPTGADLDNDGRTDGPADCYGFGRYPGQYGMAVLSRLPIEHESTRTFQKLRWRTMPDARRPMDPTTGEPFDSEEEWRAYRLPSKSMWDVVVRLSPGATMHFVCSHPTPPVFDGPEDRNGRRNADEIRLLADYLSPLASGYIADDRGRLGGLAEHAYFVVAGDLNADPLDGGGIRGAMDPLLKHPAVSAELVPRSEGAAESARRQEELNRDHRGDSAEDTADFGGDGHGNLRVDYVLPSRRFKVVGAGVFWPEPGEAGDEAITATDHRLVWVDLVTGARPGGN comes from the coding sequence ATGCCCCCTCGCAAGATGAACGAGACGAGCCCGATTCGGGGCCTTTGTCTGCTCGCCGCGATTCAGCTCTCGGCCAGCAGCCTGTTGGCTCAGACCCCGGCCAAGCCGGATGAAGCCTCTCTGCGCGTGGCGACCTACAACGTCTCCTGCTACCGACAGAGCCACGGCCAACTGGCCGCGGACTTCTCGACGCCCGACGACGAGCGCGGCAAGAAGCTCGCCGAGGTGATCCAGCGCGTGCGGCCCGATGTGATCTTGCTCAACGAGTTCGATCACGACCCCGAGGGCAAACCGCTCGCAAAGTTCTTGGAGAACTACCTGGGGCGTTCGCAGGCCGGGCTCGATCCGATCGCCTACCCGCACCGGTTCGTCGCCCCCACGAACACCGGCGAGCCGACCGGCGCGGACCTCGACAACGACGGTCGCACGGACGGGCCGGCCGACTGCTACGGTTTCGGCCGCTACCCGGGCCAGTACGGCATGGCGGTGCTGTCGCGGTTGCCGATCGAGCACGAGTCGACCCGCACGTTCCAGAAGCTGCGCTGGCGCACCATGCCCGACGCGCGGCGGCCGATGGACCCCACCACGGGCGAGCCGTTCGACAGCGAGGAGGAGTGGCGGGCCTACCGGCTGCCGTCTAAGAGCATGTGGGACGTGGTCGTGCGGCTGTCGCCCGGGGCAACGATGCACTTCGTTTGCTCGCACCCCACGCCGCCGGTGTTCGACGGCCCCGAGGACCGCAACGGGCGCCGCAACGCGGACGAGATCCGCCTGCTGGCCGACTATCTCTCGCCGCTCGCCTCGGGCTACATCGCCGACGACCGTGGCCGGCTCGGTGGGCTGGCCGAGCACGCGTACTTCGTCGTGGCGGGCGACCTGAACGCCGACCCGCTGGACGGCGGCGGGATCCGGGGGGCGATGGACCCGTTGCTGAAGCACCCGGCTGTCAGCGCCGAGCTGGTCCCACGGAGCGAGGGGGCCGCCGAGAGCGCGCGCCGGCAGGAAGAACTCAACCGCGACCACCGCGGCGACTCCGCCGAGGACACGGCCGACTTCGGCGGCGACGGCCACGGCAACCTGCGTGTCGACTACGTGCTGCCGTCGCGCCGGTTCAAGGTGGTCGGCGCGGGCGTGTTCTGGCCGGAGCCGGGCGAGGCTGGCGACGAGGCGATCACCGCCACCGATCACCGCCTGGTGTGGGTCGACCTGGTGACCGGTGCCAGGCCAGGGGGGAACTGA
- a CDS encoding vanadium-dependent haloperoxidase has translation MKLLRIAAGRVAAKALLTLAVAALSAGGAAADVVLDWNRVASDVLAANESLQNPGAASRSMAMMNLAIYDALAMTKPGGTMFYDYGSGHDSPALTASDKAAAAQAAYTVLSSIYGDQQTLLDAGLTQSLSHLPNNAAKQHGLDLGTMIGQSIIDRRANDGWMGGTSQYQPTNEVGHWQPDPLHPGQQAWGPDWGDVQLFSLGSNAQFMPPPMPDLTSQEYADAYNEVKDLGAVDSPSRTAEQTEIGNFWAYDRLGMGTPMRLFNDVLQTVAVQEGNTVKENAELFAKATVAMADAGVVAWNSKFEHDFWRPVTGIRQGDLDGNDLTEGDEDWTPLGAPGDNGDNFTPPFPTYLSGHATFGGALFGSLIEFYDEDGITFTVGSEELPGIERTFDSFTEAMAENGRSRVYLGIHWNFDDTLGQQAGMAIAQNIMSRPFVSAVPEPATLLLALLTLASLTGKRRR, from the coding sequence TCCTCCGAATCGCAGCAGGCCGGGTCGCCGCTAAAGCTTTGCTGACGCTGGCCGTGGCCGCCCTCTCGGCGGGCGGCGCGGCGGCCGACGTGGTTCTCGACTGGAACCGCGTGGCGTCGGACGTTCTCGCCGCCAACGAGTCGCTCCAGAACCCGGGCGCCGCCTCGCGTTCGATGGCGATGATGAACCTCGCCATCTACGACGCCTTGGCCATGACCAAGCCGGGCGGCACGATGTTCTACGACTACGGCTCGGGCCACGACTCGCCCGCGCTCACCGCGTCGGACAAGGCCGCCGCCGCGCAGGCAGCCTACACGGTGCTCAGCTCGATTTACGGCGACCAGCAGACGTTGCTCGACGCGGGCCTGACGCAGAGCCTCTCGCACCTGCCCAACAACGCGGCCAAGCAGCATGGACTGGACCTGGGCACGATGATCGGCCAATCGATCATCGACCGCCGCGCGAACGATGGCTGGATGGGAGGCACATCGCAGTACCAGCCCACCAATGAGGTCGGCCACTGGCAGCCCGACCCGCTGCACCCGGGCCAACAGGCCTGGGGCCCCGACTGGGGCGACGTCCAACTCTTCTCGCTCGGCTCGAACGCGCAGTTCATGCCGCCGCCGATGCCCGATCTCACCAGCCAAGAGTACGCCGACGCCTACAACGAGGTGAAGGACCTGGGGGCGGTCGACAGCCCCTCGCGGACGGCTGAGCAAACCGAGATAGGGAACTTCTGGGCTTACGACCGGCTCGGCATGGGCACGCCGATGCGGCTGTTCAACGACGTGCTCCAAACCGTCGCCGTGCAAGAAGGCAACACCGTCAAGGAGAACGCCGAGCTGTTCGCCAAGGCCACGGTGGCGATGGCAGACGCGGGCGTGGTGGCCTGGAACTCGAAATTCGAGCACGACTTCTGGCGCCCGGTGACCGGCATCCGCCAAGGCGACCTCGACGGCAACGACCTCACGGAGGGGGACGAAGACTGGACCCCTCTCGGCGCCCCCGGCGACAACGGCGACAACTTCACCCCGCCGTTCCCGACCTACCTCTCGGGCCACGCCACGTTCGGCGGCGCGCTGTTCGGCTCGCTGATCGAGTTCTACGACGAGGACGGCATCACGTTCACGGTCGGCTCCGAGGAGCTGCCCGGCATCGAGCGCACGTTCGACTCCTTCACCGAAGCGATGGCCGAGAACGGCCGCAGCCGCGTTTACCTCGGCATCCACTGGAACTTCGACGACACGCTCGGCCAGCAGGCGGGCATGGCGATCGCTCAGAACATCATGTCGCGACCGTTCGTCTCCGCGGTCCCCGAGCCGGCAACCCTGCTGCTCGCGCTGCTTACGCTCGCCTCGCTAACGGGCAAGCGACGGCGGTAG
- a CDS encoding SGNH/GDSL hydrolase family protein, whose protein sequence is MIRLDSLRRGCVLAAALFALAPVAAAGPYSDLIVFGDSLSDVGNTAYWTAGVFPGADYYQGRFSNGPVYSEHLSAGLGLGVLTRDGVGGDDFAYGGAETDGPGGFSGLFLNSLVEQVDAYLDRLGGSEADPNALFVVFIGANDLLGGQTNVATPAGVVQSQIERLVGVGARQLLGINLPLLGLTPDYLGGSSAAAISATTRDYNNALSGVYDTIETAHTGVTFHRLDLAQTFSEMIDQAASLGFTNTTDKGQQAAGGDLDGAPGYVFWDGVHPTREAHALLGEAALRAVLPAGDYNRNGEVDQGDYAVWRDSYGARFDASLGLTTGLQADGNGDGRVDAADFTVWRDAWQAASAAIPEPATGAALTALLFGYVCGRRRS, encoded by the coding sequence ATGATTCGCCTCGATTCGCTGCGTCGTGGTTGTGTGCTCGCGGCGGCGCTGTTCGCGCTCGCCCCTGTCGCCGCCGCCGGCCCCTACTCCGACTTGATCGTGTTCGGTGACAGTCTCTCGGACGTCGGCAACACCGCCTACTGGACGGCGGGCGTGTTCCCCGGCGCCGACTACTACCAAGGCCGCTTCAGCAACGGGCCGGTCTATTCGGAGCATCTCTCCGCGGGGCTCGGCCTCGGCGTTCTCACCCGCGACGGCGTGGGGGGCGACGACTTCGCCTACGGCGGAGCCGAGACCGACGGCCCCGGCGGGTTCAGCGGGTTGTTTCTCAACTCGCTCGTCGAGCAGGTCGACGCCTATCTCGATCGGCTCGGCGGCTCGGAGGCCGATCCCAACGCGTTGTTCGTCGTCTTTATCGGCGCCAACGATTTGCTCGGCGGCCAGACCAACGTCGCCACGCCGGCCGGAGTGGTGCAATCGCAGATCGAGCGGCTCGTCGGCGTCGGCGCCCGGCAGTTGCTCGGCATCAACCTCCCGCTGCTCGGTCTGACGCCCGACTACCTGGGAGGCTCGTCGGCCGCGGCGATCTCGGCCACCACACGTGACTACAACAACGCCCTCAGCGGCGTGTACGACACGATCGAGACGGCCCACACGGGCGTGACCTTCCACCGGCTCGACCTCGCACAGACCTTCAGCGAGATGATCGACCAAGCCGCGTCACTCGGCTTTACCAACACGACCGACAAGGGGCAGCAGGCGGCCGGCGGCGACCTCGACGGCGCGCCCGGCTACGTCTTCTGGGACGGCGTGCACCCCACGCGCGAAGCGCACGCCCTGCTCGGCGAGGCGGCCCTGCGGGCGGTGCTCCCCGCGGGCGACTACAACCGCAACGGCGAGGTCGACCAGGGCGACTACGCCGTGTGGCGTGACTCGTACGGCGCCCGGTTCGACGCCTCGCTAGGTCTGACGACGGGCCTGCAAGCGGACGGCAACGGCGACGGCCGCGTCGACGCCGCCGACTTCACCGTTTGGCGCGACGCCTGGCAAGCGGCCTCGGCGGCCATCCCCGAACCGGCCACGGGCGCCGCTCTCACGGCCTTGCTCTTCGGCTACGTCTGCGGGCGTCGCCGCTCGTAG